In Rahnella aquatilis CIP 78.65 = ATCC 33071, one DNA window encodes the following:
- a CDS encoding DUF441 domain-containing protein — translation MAFLDPTLLILLVFAGLGIISHNSAVTIAMFFLLTVRITPLNSFFPWIEKYGLTIGIIILTIGVMAPIASGKISASTVVHSFFHWKSIAAILVGVLVSWLGGRGLTLMGTQPHLVAGLLVGTVLGVALFKGVPVGPLIAAGLLSMIIGKT, via the coding sequence ATGGCTTTTCTCGATCCAACCCTTTTGATCTTACTTGTCTTCGCCGGACTGGGCATTATCAGCCATAACAGCGCCGTTACCATCGCCATGTTTTTCCTTCTCACGGTACGCATCACGCCGCTGAACAGCTTTTTCCCGTGGATAGAAAAATACGGACTGACCATCGGCATTATTATTCTGACCATTGGCGTGATGGCACCGATTGCCAGCGGCAAAATCAGCGCCAGCACCGTCGTGCACTCCTTCTTCCACTGGAAATCGATAGCCGCCATTCTGGTCGGTGTGCTGGTGTCGTGGCTTGGCGGACGTGGCCTGACGCTGATGGGCACGCAGCCGCATCTGGTGGCTGGCCTGTTAGTCGGCACCGTGCTGGGCGTGGCGTTGTTTAAAGGTGTGCCGGTCGGGCCGCTGATTGCTGCCGGTCTGCTATCGATGATTATCGGGAAAACCTGA
- a CDS encoding tRNA(Met) cytidine acetyltransferase TmcA codes for MSVTLLQQQMQRLGVRRLLVFSGETQWCEQQAVQFCAQNAGDWLWLSDSPPEGVTSCLPSAAHTLLGQEIFHGVFDARYGLNIEALAAFSGTLKAGSWLILLIPAWDDWADTPDADSLRWSEQPQAIPTPRFIRRFQSFLEQDRSITVRRQDQPFDIPPLPVAPDWLPPDGQPTAEQSQILKQLMQAQSGVWVLTAPRGRGKSTLAGMLVRQWPGICWVTAPAKASASQILNPQTDSARFIAPDALLALCREGAVTGAEWLIIDEAAAIPAPMLAEIIAAFPRVLLTTTVQGYEGTGRGFLLKFCTSLPQWHDLRLNAPIRWSSSDTLEPFISDLLLFDEHLPVAGETGGTSEIFPIHADDWLSEPVLLEDFYGLLTSAHYRTSPLDLRRLLDAPGMTFSASRQKNTLTGALWLVDEGGLSAALAQEVWAGRRRPRGNLVAQSLAAHAGFPEAAVMRSRRVSRIAVHPAFRRQGIARQLLAEQKQRAQQAGLDFLSVSFGYTPDLAALWQQAGFRLVRVSTHKEASSGCYAAMAILPLSAAGQALADSAVHQLHRDWRWLAPQMELTLPPGPPADTQPDDADWRELRGFAFAHRPLESSLPALSRVLLHSDLPLTALRACLQQGKSVADIVQSLQLSGRKALVSRWREEAQQVLKDAGMTG; via the coding sequence ATGTCTGTCACTTTGCTACAGCAACAGATGCAGCGGCTGGGTGTCCGGCGTTTGCTGGTGTTCAGTGGCGAAACGCAGTGGTGTGAGCAACAGGCCGTACAGTTTTGTGCACAAAATGCCGGTGACTGGCTCTGGCTGAGTGATTCGCCGCCTGAGGGTGTCACATCCTGCCTGCCTTCAGCGGCGCATACGCTGCTCGGGCAGGAGATCTTTCACGGTGTGTTTGATGCGCGTTATGGCCTGAATATCGAGGCGCTGGCGGCCTTTTCGGGCACATTGAAAGCCGGAAGCTGGCTGATTTTGCTGATACCGGCATGGGACGACTGGGCTGACACGCCGGATGCGGACAGCCTGCGCTGGAGCGAACAACCGCAGGCGATCCCGACGCCACGTTTTATTCGCCGTTTTCAGTCTTTCCTCGAACAAGACCGCAGCATTACGGTGAGGCGGCAGGATCAGCCTTTTGATATCCCCCCGCTGCCGGTTGCGCCCGACTGGTTGCCACCCGATGGCCAGCCGACCGCTGAGCAATCTCAGATTTTAAAACAACTGATGCAGGCTCAGTCCGGCGTGTGGGTGCTGACCGCGCCGCGCGGGCGGGGGAAATCGACGCTGGCGGGAATGCTGGTCAGACAGTGGCCGGGCATCTGTTGGGTGACCGCACCGGCTAAAGCCTCAGCCAGCCAGATCCTTAATCCGCAAACAGACTCTGCCCGCTTTATCGCACCCGATGCATTGCTTGCCTTATGTCGCGAAGGCGCAGTAACCGGCGCTGAGTGGCTGATCATCGATGAAGCCGCCGCTATTCCGGCACCGATGCTGGCGGAAATTATCGCGGCTTTTCCGCGCGTGTTGCTCACCACCACGGTTCAGGGATATGAAGGCACCGGACGCGGATTCTTACTCAAATTCTGTACGTCTTTGCCGCAGTGGCATGACTTGCGACTGAACGCACCTATCCGCTGGTCATCATCCGACACGCTTGAGCCGTTTATCAGCGATTTATTACTGTTTGACGAGCATTTGCCGGTGGCCGGTGAGACGGGCGGCACATCAGAAATATTCCCGATTCATGCCGATGACTGGCTGAGTGAACCGGTGCTGTTAGAGGATTTTTACGGCCTGCTGACCAGCGCACATTACCGCACATCGCCGCTGGATCTGCGGCGTCTGCTGGATGCGCCGGGCATGACGTTCAGCGCGTCACGACAGAAAAATACACTGACCGGCGCGTTATGGCTGGTGGATGAGGGCGGGCTTAGCGCAGCGCTGGCACAGGAAGTCTGGGCCGGAAGACGGCGTCCGCGCGGCAATCTGGTGGCTCAGTCCCTTGCCGCGCACGCGGGATTCCCGGAGGCTGCCGTGATGCGTTCACGGCGCGTCAGCCGGATTGCGGTGCATCCGGCGTTTCGCCGTCAGGGCATTGCCCGGCAGTTGTTAGCAGAGCAGAAACAGCGTGCGCAGCAGGCGGGACTGGACTTCCTGTCAGTCAGTTTTGGCTATACGCCGGATCTGGCGGCATTGTGGCAACAGGCCGGATTCCGGCTGGTGCGCGTCAGTACGCACAAAGAAGCCAGCAGCGGATGTTATGCCGCGATGGCGATATTACCCCTGAGCGCGGCGGGGCAGGCACTGGCGGACAGCGCCGTGCATCAGCTTCACCGTGACTGGCGCTGGCTGGCGCCTCAGATGGAATTAACCCTGCCGCCCGGCCCCCCTGCGGATACGCAACCCGATGACGCCGACTGGCGCGAACTGCGCGGGTTTGCGTTCGCCCATCGTCCGCTGGAGAGCAGTTTACCGGCACTCAGCCGCGTGCTGTTGCACAGTGATTTGCCGCTGACGGCGTTGCGTGCCTGTCTGCAACAGGGGAAAAGTGTGGCGGACATTGTACAAAGCTTGCAGCTTTCCGGTCGCAAAGCG
- the purC gene encoding phosphoribosylaminoimidazolesuccinocarboxamide synthase, with amino-acid sequence MQKLAELYRGKAKTVYTTENPDLLVLEFRNDTSALDGQRIEQFDRKGMVNNKFNHFIMAKLEEAGIPTQMERLLSDTEVLVKKLDMVPVECVIRNRAAGSLVKRLGIEEGLELNPPLFDLFLKNDAMHDPMVNESYCKTFGWVNEENLARMKELSYKANDVLSKLFDDAGLILVDFKLEFGLFNGEVVLGDEFSPDGSRLWDKETLNKMDKDRYRQSLGGLIEAYEEVAHRIGVKLD; translated from the coding sequence ATGCAAAAGTTAGCTGAGTTGTATCGCGGCAAGGCGAAAACCGTCTACACCACCGAAAACCCGGACCTTCTGGTACTGGAGTTCCGTAACGATACGTCAGCACTGGATGGTCAGCGTATTGAGCAGTTCGACCGTAAAGGTATGGTTAACAATAAATTTAACCATTTCATCATGGCTAAGCTGGAAGAAGCCGGTATTCCAACCCAAATGGAACGCCTGTTGTCTGACACCGAAGTGCTGGTGAAAAAACTGGATATGGTCCCGGTTGAATGCGTTATCCGTAACCGTGCTGCGGGTTCGCTGGTAAAACGTCTGGGCATTGAAGAAGGTCTGGAACTGAACCCGCCGTTGTTCGATCTGTTCCTGAAAAACGATGCGATGCACGATCCGATGGTTAACGAATCGTATTGCAAGACCTTTGGCTGGGTGAACGAAGAAAACCTCGCGCGCATGAAAGAGCTGAGCTACAAAGCCAACGACGTGCTGAGCAAACTGTTTGATGACGCCGGTCTGATCCTGGTCGATTTCAAACTGGAATTCGGTCTGTTCAACGGTGAAGTGGTGCTCGGCGATGAATTCTCACCGGACGGCAGCCGCCTGTGGGATAAAGAAACCCTGAACAAGATGGACAAAGACCGTTACCGCCAGAGTCTGGGTGGCCTGATTGAAGCTTACGAAGAAGTCGCGCACCGTATTGGTGTGAAACTGGACTAA
- the dapA gene encoding 4-hydroxy-tetrahydrodipicolinate synthase, with the protein MFTGSIVALVTPMDTKGAVDRASLKKLIDYHVSSGTAAIVSVGTTGESATLSHEEHGDVVLQTLELADGRIPVIAGTGANATAEAISLTQRFEKSGVVGCLTVTPYYNRPTQEGLYQHFKAIAENTSLPQILYNVPSRTGCDMLPQTIARLAKLKNIVAVKEATGNLSRVSQIQVLVDDEDFILLSGDDASGLDFMQLGGKGVISVTANVAAREMAQLCELAALGNFAEARRLNQRLMPLHQNLFVEANPIPVKWACKALGLMATDTMRLPMTPLTDAARPVVEEALKSAGLL; encoded by the coding sequence ATGTTTACGGGAAGTATTGTTGCACTGGTTACGCCGATGGACACCAAAGGTGCTGTCGATCGCGCGAGTCTGAAAAAACTGATTGATTATCATGTGTCCAGTGGTACTGCGGCGATCGTTTCCGTTGGCACGACCGGCGAGTCGGCCACGTTGAGCCATGAAGAGCACGGTGACGTGGTCTTACAGACGCTGGAACTGGCTGATGGACGCATTCCTGTTATCGCAGGCACCGGCGCAAACGCGACCGCTGAAGCGATTTCTCTTACGCAACGTTTTGAAAAAAGTGGCGTTGTTGGCTGCCTGACAGTCACGCCTTATTACAACCGTCCGACGCAGGAAGGTCTGTATCAGCACTTCAAAGCCATCGCTGAAAATACCTCTCTGCCGCAAATTCTCTACAACGTGCCTTCACGTACCGGCTGCGATATGTTGCCGCAGACCATCGCGCGTTTAGCAAAATTGAAGAATATTGTTGCTGTTAAAGAAGCAACAGGGAACTTAAGTCGCGTTAGTCAGATCCAAGTGCTGGTTGATGATGAAGATTTCATTCTGCTGAGCGGCGATGACGCCAGCGGTCTGGACTTTATGCAACTTGGTGGTAAGGGCGTTATTTCCGTTACGGCTAACGTAGCTGCCCGTGAAATGGCCCAACTTTGTGAGCTGGCTGCGCTTGGCAACTTTGCCGAAGCGCGTCGCCTGAATCAGCGCCTGATGCCTTTGCATCAGAATTTGTTTGTAGAAGCAAACCCAATCCCGGTGAAATGGGCCTGTAAGGCACTGGGTTTGATGGCAACCGATACGATGCGTCTGCCTATGACGCCGTTAACAGATGCTGCCCGTCCGGTCGTGGAAGAAGCATTAAAAAGCGCCGGTTTGCTGTAA
- the bamC gene encoding outer membrane protein assembly factor BamC has product MASLFDKNSFQMTRLQKTAVAKVVGVSLIMLLAACSSDQRYKRQVSGDEAYLDASGLHELKAPVGMILPVQNGTYEVQAGSMQGAVGKQLDIRPPSQPLALLNGSQTQFSGDSSTVLLENTAQNRDLWNNVVKAVEQNNFKIANRDDANQTLTTDFIDWNRADEDFQYQGRYQVSVKQQSYQLALTVKTLELKQQDKPVTTSAEIQRYNSQMMNAITASLDKVQQDTQARLDNRRVGEIDVQSGADDTGLPVLIVRENYGVVWDRLPNALAKAGMKVTDSSRPQGTLSVTYKPLNDDAWQTLGAKDPGLTSGDYKLQVGDLDNRSSLQFLDPKGHALSQSQNDAMVAVMQAAFSQSSAK; this is encoded by the coding sequence ATGGCCTCTTTATTTGACAAGAACAGTTTCCAGATGACCCGATTGCAGAAAACGGCCGTGGCGAAAGTGGTCGGGGTTTCCCTGATCATGCTACTGGCTGCCTGTTCAAGTGATCAACGTTACAAACGCCAGGTGAGTGGCGATGAAGCTTACCTGGATGCGTCAGGTTTGCATGAGCTGAAAGCGCCGGTCGGAATGATTCTGCCCGTGCAGAACGGAACGTACGAAGTTCAGGCAGGCTCAATGCAGGGCGCGGTGGGCAAACAGCTCGACATCCGTCCACCGTCCCAGCCACTGGCGCTGCTTAACGGCTCCCAGACACAGTTCTCCGGCGACAGCAGTACCGTGCTGCTGGAAAATACCGCGCAGAACCGTGACCTGTGGAATAACGTCGTGAAAGCCGTTGAGCAAAATAACTTCAAAATTGCCAACCGTGATGATGCTAACCAGACACTGACCACCGATTTCATTGACTGGAATCGTGCGGATGAAGACTTCCAGTATCAGGGCCGTTATCAGGTCAGCGTGAAACAGCAGAGTTACCAGTTAGCGCTGACGGTGAAAACGCTTGAGCTGAAACAGCAGGATAAACCGGTGACCACATCGGCTGAAATCCAGCGTTACAACAGCCAGATGATGAACGCCATCACGGCGAGTCTGGATAAAGTGCAGCAGGATACTCAGGCACGCCTCGACAACCGTCGTGTCGGTGAGATTGACGTTCAGAGCGGCGCAGATGATACCGGCCTGCCGGTGCTGATTGTCCGTGAGAACTACGGTGTTGTGTGGGATCGCCTGCCAAATGCCCTGGCAAAAGCTGGCATGAAAGTGACCGACAGCAGCCGTCCGCAAGGCACATTGTCTGTGACCTACAAACCACTGAACGACGATGCGTGGCAGACACTGGGTGCGAAAGATCCGGGCCTGACTTCCGGTGACTACAAACTTCAGGTTGGTGATCTCGACAACCGTAGTAGCTTGCAGTTCCTTGATCCGAAAGGACATGCTCTCAGCCAGTCGCAGAACGATGCGATGGTGGCGGTCATGCAGGCCGCGTTTAGCCAGAGCAGCGCAAAATAA
- a CDS encoding neutral zinc metallopeptidase → MRWQGRRESDNVEDRRGQGANGGGLGGGGMRLPIRGKSGIVIIIVVLVAGYYGIDLTPLIDGGQSGGMQQQTQSQSISPKDDEQARFTSVILASTEDTWKDIFQKQGMTYREPKLVMYRGATRTGCGTGQSVMGPFYCPADSTVYIDLSFYQELQDKLGAGGDFAQGYVVAHEVGHHVQNLLGTERKVRQLQQGASQTVVNQLSVKMELQADCYAGVWGHAMQQQNVLEEGDLKEALDAAQAIGDDRLQQQSQGRVVPDSFTHGTSRQRYTWFKRGFDTGNPDQCNTFASR, encoded by the coding sequence ATGCGTTGGCAAGGGCGTCGCGAAAGCGACAATGTAGAAGACAGACGCGGACAGGGAGCTAACGGTGGTGGTTTAGGTGGCGGAGGAATGCGCCTGCCGATCCGTGGCAAAAGCGGTATCGTGATCATCATCGTGGTGCTGGTCGCCGGGTATTACGGTATCGACCTGACGCCGCTGATTGATGGTGGTCAGTCCGGCGGCATGCAGCAACAAACACAATCACAATCCATCAGCCCGAAAGATGACGAGCAGGCCAGATTTACCTCAGTGATCCTTGCCTCGACAGAAGACACCTGGAAAGACATTTTCCAGAAGCAGGGCATGACTTATCGTGAACCCAAACTGGTGATGTATCGCGGCGCGACCCGCACCGGTTGTGGCACCGGCCAGTCGGTAATGGGGCCGTTCTATTGTCCGGCGGACAGCACGGTCTATATCGATCTCTCTTTCTATCAGGAATTGCAGGATAAGCTCGGGGCAGGCGGTGATTTCGCGCAGGGGTATGTGGTGGCGCACGAAGTGGGCCACCATGTGCAGAATCTGCTGGGCACTGAACGCAAGGTTCGCCAGTTGCAACAGGGCGCTTCGCAGACTGTGGTAAACCAGCTATCGGTAAAAATGGAATTACAGGCTGACTGTTACGCCGGTGTCTGGGGACACGCGATGCAGCAGCAAAACGTTCTCGAAGAGGGCGATCTGAAAGAAGCGCTGGATGCCGCACAGGCCATCGGCGATGACCGGCTGCAACAGCAAAGTCAGGGCCGCGTGGTGCCGGACAGCTTCACCCACGGTACGTCCCGGCAACGTTATACCTGGTTCAAACGTGGATTTGATACCGGTAACCCTGACCAGTGTAATACCTTTGCCAGCCGCTGA